Genomic DNA from Candidatus Binataceae bacterium:
TGCTCGCCGGCTTCGCAACTTATCGAGCGCTGGAAGGAATCGGCGTAAATCCCTTCGAGTCATACCCCGACCTGCAGATGCGCCTGTGCGCTCCGTCAACGACGCTTCCGCCCAAGAAGCTTCAGACCGGCGCCTTGACCATTCGCCGCCAGATCGTCGCGTCACTCTGCGAAAGTCTCGGAGTTGTCGCGGCGTCGGCACCGCGGACGCTGGACCAGGCCGACGCGGCAGGGATGGCGCTCGCTGCGGCGCTCTCGGCGCGGATCGACACATTGTGGACGGTGAGCCATCCGTGCGAGGGGCGCTTCATGCTCGCGCTTGACGACGGCCAGTCGCGCCGCCTCGCCGCTCGGGACGCTTGACAAGTGCGCGGCCAACACGCATCAAGGGTTCATCGGCAGGGCGGCGCCGGCCGAGCGGCACTTCGATGTCACTTCAGCGCGATTTCAAGGCGGTCTTCTTCGATCTCGACGGGACGTTGATCGATATTCACGGGCCGCTCTACACTGCCGTGCGCGGCGCGCTCGACGACCTCGGCCATGAGCCGCCGCTTACCCGCGAACACTACCATCGTGCGCTCGAACAGGATGACCCATATCTCGGCATTCCGGAGCATAAGCGCGCCGAGTACACCAAGCTCGCGTTCGCGTATTTCCTCGCCGAGATCGATCGCACCGAGCGGCTGGAAGTGCTTCCGCACGTGCAGGAGACGCTGGCCGAGCTCAAGCGGCGCGGCTACGCGACCGCGATCATCACCAGCCGGCCCGGCGACTCGCAGCGCCTGGTGCAGAAGCTCGCGATGGTCGGGCTCGCGGCCCATTTCGACCAGGTGATTACGCAAGTCGGCTCCTCGATGAAGATCCTCGACAAGACGCAGAGTCTCAAGCAGGCGGCGATGCGCGCCGCGGTCCTGCCGCAAGCCTGCATGTACGTCGGCGACGAGCCGCGCGACGTGATGGCCGCGATGAATGCGGGTTACGGCGCGTCGGTGGCGGTCGCCACGGGACCCGCCAGCTATCGCGTGTTGAGCCATCATCCACAATACCGTGCGGACTTCGTGATGCGCTCGATGAGCGAGCTCGTCGGATTGCTGGAACGCCTGAAGAGCGAAAAGGTCCCGCAGGTGGACCGCTCCGACAACGGCTGAGCGAGGCGTCGCTCAAAGAAAGCGCAGAGCCGGCGGCGCATCCGCGAATTCGGCGCGCAGCGCCTCGAGGCTCTTCAGATCGTCAACCGTGCGAAAAAAACCGCGATGCACATAGCCGGACATCGATTGTCCCTGCGCGAGCAGCGGCGCGAACAGATCGCCCATCAGGCTGAACGGCGCCGGCCGCGGTGGCGTCAGTTCGAACAGTGCCGGCTCGCATAGCAGAACGCCGCAATACATGTAGGCTTCAAGCCGCGCGGCCTCCGCCGCGCTGAGCGCGGGTCCATAGTCGTCAAACTGGCCATGCGCGCGCCCTCTCAGCAGACGCATCCGGAGCACTCGCGCGTCCGCGTCGATTTCGATCCGGCTGTAAGCCTGGGGCGTGCGGCTTTCGCGCAGCACCAGCGTCGCGAGGGTGCGGCGGCTGTGATGAAAATCGGCGAGCGCGCGCAAATCCAGATCGATTATCGTGTCGCAGTTGAGAATCGCGAAAGTCTCGTCACCAAAGAACTCGCGCAATCCCGGCAGCGGGCCGCCCGTGCCCAACAGCTTCGCCTCGGGCGCGTAGGTGATCCGCAGGCCCAGCGCTTCGCCGTTTCCGAGGGCGCTCCGGACGGCAGCAGCCAAGTGATGTACGTTGATCGCAACCTCGGTCACGCCCGCACGCGCGAGCATCCGGAGCGGATAATGAATCAGCGGTCGTCCGCCGACTTCGATGATCGG
This window encodes:
- a CDS encoding NDP-sugar synthase; protein product: MKALVLSAGMGERLMPLTATLPKPIIEVGGRPLIHYPLRMLARAGVTEVAINVHHLAAAVRSALGNGEALGLRITYAPEAKLLGTGGPLPGLREFFGDETFAILNCDTIIDLDLRALADFHHSRRTLATLVLRESRTPQAYSRIEIDADARVLRMRLLRGRAHGQFDDYGPALSAAEAARLEAYMYCGVLLCEPALFELTPPRPAPFSLMGDLFAPLLAQGQSMSGYVHRGFFRTVDDLKSLEALRAEFADAPPALRFL
- a CDS encoding HAD family hydrolase; protein product: MSLQRDFKAVFFDLDGTLIDIHGPLYTAVRGALDDLGHEPPLTREHYHRALEQDDPYLGIPEHKRAEYTKLAFAYFLAEIDRTERLEVLPHVQETLAELKRRGYATAIITSRPGDSQRLVQKLAMVGLAAHFDQVITQVGSSMKILDKTQSLKQAAMRAAVLPQACMYVGDEPRDVMAAMNAGYGASVAVATGPASYRVLSHHPQYRADFVMRSMSELVGLLERLKSEKVPQVDRSDNG